The following coding sequences are from one Psychrobacter sp. AH5 window:
- a CDS encoding IS110 family transposase: MTHYIGIDVSKAKLDLAWIRDIDKNKVKTKVYKNEHADYPNLIHWLKANVTEDLSNLHITVEATGVYHENLAYYLHDQGLRVSIVNPAFVRSYADSLGSRHKTDKKDSILLARYTATTKPDLWTPPPAEARHLKSLLSRLDALQHDLQREQNRQEKAEATDTAPIVSASIEQMIAALQEAIAKLNGDIDDHINNHPNLKQDQELLKSIKGVGPATSRQMLTLMHNKSFTQASQAAAFLGLIPKQVQSGQFRGKTRLAKNGSSSIRAKLYMAAVVSTRYNPDIKAQYERLLANGKCKMQAICAAMRKLVHICFGVLKHQMPYQPQTTKIAA; this comes from the coding sequence ATGACTCATTATATCGGTATCGATGTCAGCAAAGCCAAACTTGATTTAGCTTGGATTAGAGACATCGACAAGAACAAAGTTAAAACCAAAGTCTATAAAAATGAACACGCTGACTATCCCAACCTTATTCACTGGCTCAAAGCGAACGTAACTGAAGACTTAAGCAACCTTCACATTACGGTTGAAGCTACTGGCGTTTATCACGAAAACCTTGCCTACTACCTGCATGACCAAGGTCTTAGAGTGAGTATCGTCAATCCTGCATTTGTGAGAAGCTATGCGGACAGCTTAGGCTCGCGTCATAAGACCGACAAGAAAGACAGCATACTATTAGCTCGCTATACCGCGACTACGAAACCGGACTTATGGACACCGCCGCCAGCTGAGGCGCGTCATCTAAAGTCATTGCTTTCGCGCTTAGATGCTCTGCAACATGACTTACAGCGAGAGCAAAATCGCCAAGAAAAAGCTGAGGCTACGGACACTGCGCCCATTGTTAGTGCCTCCATTGAGCAGATGATAGCTGCTCTACAAGAAGCCATTGCCAAGCTAAACGGTGATATTGACGATCATATCAATAATCATCCGAACCTTAAGCAAGACCAAGAGCTACTTAAGAGTATTAAAGGCGTCGGTCCTGCCACCTCAAGACAGATGCTAACGCTTATGCACAATAAAAGCTTTACCCAAGCCTCACAAGCGGCTGCCTTCTTAGGACTGATACCCAAACAAGTACAGTCGGGTCAGTTTAGAGGTAAAACTCGCTTAGCTAAGAACGGCTCAAGTAGCATCAGAGCTAAGCTCTACATGGCAGCGGTGGTCTCAACGAGATACAACCCTGATATTAAAGCACAGTACGAACGTCTGCTAGCTAATGGTAAATGCAAGATGCAGGCCATCTGTGCAGCCATGCGTAAACTGGTACATATCTGCTTTGGTGTTCTAAAACACCAAATGCCTTATCAGCCTCAAACCACAAAAATTGCTGCTTGA